TGCGCAATACCGAGCGCGTGTTGCGCAACGCTGCCGTCGACCGTCTGATCGAGAAGGAGCGTGCGCTGGGCAGTGCCATCCGCATCGAAGGCATCGCGGACGAGGTGGCCGGCGTGTACCCGCGCATCATGAAGGAGGGCGCCATGAACAGCGGCGCCTGGTCGTGCGGATTGGTGGCGGGGCTCATCCGCGACATCCCGACCGTGCGTGACCTCATCGACCGCGTCGTGCGCGAGGCGACGGCGATCATCTCGGGGCGCCTGCACGGCATGCTGGCGGCCTGACCCACCGCGCGCCCACGCGAGGCCGGATCCGACGTTCGTTCGGATCCGGCCTTTTTGTTTACCTCCCAAACATTACCGCGTCGTTGTTTTTCAATTTTCTGTTTGTATGTTTGACCTAAGTTTAGTAGAATGTCCTAAAAGAGCGACAACCTTCATCAACAGGAGACGAAGATGGACATCAAGACGATTTTTCTCGGTACGACGCTCGTACTCGGCGCGGCAGCCCACGCCGCGGTCGGCGAGCAGGAAGCGGCGAAGCTCGGCAAGGAGTTGACACCGGTGGGTGCCGAGCGCGCGGGCAACAAGGACGGGACGATTCCCGCCTGGACCGGCGGCGACATGAAGGCGCCGGCCGGCTGGAAGACGGGCGCGCCGCGCCCCGATCCGTACGCGGCCGACAAGCGCCTGTTCTCGATCGACGCGTCGAACGTCGACCGCTACAAGGACAAGCTGGCGCCTGGCCAGGTCGAGATGGTGAAGACGATCCCCGGCTACCGCATGGACGTCTACGCGACGCACCGCTCGTGCGGCTACCCGGAGTTCTTCTACGAGCGTACGAAGAAGAATGCATCGACCGCGAAGATGGCTGCCAACGGTCACGACATCGCCGAGGCCATCGGCGCCGCCGTGCCGTTCCCGATCCCCCACAGTGGCGCCGAGGCGGTCTGGAACCACAAGTTGAACTGGAAGGGCGAAGGCTTCACGTCGCATTACGCCGGCTACATCCCGCCCAAGGGCAGCGACAGCATCGGCGAGCCGATCGCGCAGGACGAATTCGAAACGTCGCCCATGTGGTCGCCGTCGAACAAGGGCATCGCCGACGCGCGCGGCATCGAATACCAGATGCTCAACGTGTTCACCGGCCCGCCGTCCATCGCCGGCGATGCGACGCTCGCGCAATACAACTTCTCCAAGCCGAACGACGTCTGGCTGTACTTCGCGAGCCAGCGCCGCGTGCGCCGCGCACCGACGTATCAGTACGACGCGCCGGTGCTGAACACCGAAAACCTGGAAATCGTCGACCAGTACCTGCAGTTCAACGGCCCGCTGGACCGCTACGACTGGAAGATCGCCGGCAAGAAGGAGGTCTACGTCCCGTACAACACTTATCGCCTGAATTCGCCGGCGAACAAGGTCGCGGACGTCGTCAAGCCGAAGTTCTTCAGCCGCGACCTGACCCGCTACGAGCTGCACCGCATGTGGGTTGTGGAAGCGACGCTCAAAGAAGGCATGCGCCACATGTTCCCCAAGCGGACCTTCTACATCGACGAAGACACGTGGACGATCCTCGTCGAGGACATGTACGACGCTCAGGGCAAGGTCTGGCGCACGTCCGAGATGGGACCGTACATGGCGTGGGAAGTGCCCGCGTGCGTGTGGGCGGCCAACAGCAGCTATGACCACGTCACGGGCCGCGTCCTGCTGGACCGCGTCCTCGCCGGCGGCAAGGAACCCGACTGGCTGGCCGCGCGTGAAGGCCGGCTGAAGGCGGGCACTTTCGAACCGGACGGCCTGCGCCGCGCGACGACGCGCTAATCACACGATAAAAGGGGATGCGGAGATGAAGACACGTGATGATGTGGAAGTGCGCCTGGTGCGCACTCTGGCCGCGACGGCCGTCCTGGGCGCGCTGGCGGCGGCGGGATCTGCCCGCGCCGCCGAGTGGCCGCTGGCCAGTGGCTGGTCGGTGAACCTGGATTCGACGGTGTCGTTCGGCCTGGCCGTGCGCACGTCGAAGACGGATTGCCGCAACGTCGGCAATGACAACGGCGGCTGCGTCGGCGATGCGGTGACGCCGCTGCAGGCGGCGTATCCGAATGCGTATTCGATGAACCTGGATACGCTGCGCCTGAACCAGGACCTGGGCAACCTGCACTACAAGAACGGGCAGGTCGTATCGGCCAACCTGCAGTACACGGCCGACCTGTTCGTGAAAGGCGAGGACGGCTGGAGCGGCCTGCTGCGCGGCGTCGTCAACCACGACTTCGCCATCGACCATACGAAGCGCGGCCCGCTCGATCCGGACGCGAAGCATTTCGCCGTCAGCAATCCGCGCTGGCTCGACGCCTATGTGACGAAGGAATTCGACCTCGGCGACCAGCAGGCGCGCGTCCGCGTCGGCAACCAGGTGCTGAGCTGGGGCGAGGACCTGTACATCACGGGCGGCGTGAACTCGATCAATCCGATCTACGTGCCGGCCGCGCACCAGCCGGGCACGCCGCTGAAGAAT
This genomic stretch from Massilia putida harbors:
- a CDS encoding DUF1329 domain-containing protein, translated to MDIKTIFLGTTLVLGAAAHAAVGEQEAAKLGKELTPVGAERAGNKDGTIPAWTGGDMKAPAGWKTGAPRPDPYAADKRLFSIDASNVDRYKDKLAPGQVEMVKTIPGYRMDVYATHRSCGYPEFFYERTKKNASTAKMAANGHDIAEAIGAAVPFPIPHSGAEAVWNHKLNWKGEGFTSHYAGYIPPKGSDSIGEPIAQDEFETSPMWSPSNKGIADARGIEYQMLNVFTGPPSIAGDATLAQYNFSKPNDVWLYFASQRRVRRAPTYQYDAPVLNTENLEIVDQYLQFNGPLDRYDWKIAGKKEVYVPYNTYRLNSPANKVADVVKPKFFSRDLTRYELHRMWVVEATLKEGMRHMFPKRTFYIDEDTWTILVEDMYDAQGKVWRTSEMGPYMAWEVPACVWAANSSYDHVTGRVLLDRVLAGGKEPDWLAAREGRLKAGTFEPDGLRRATTR